Sequence from the Desulfomonilia bacterium genome:
AATGGCGCAGTAACAAAGGTCGAAACAGGAACCGGCGAGCCCCCTAAGGCGGAATTTACGATCACCGGTGAATATGAAACCTTTGCAAAAATCTCCAGGGCGGAACTCGGCAGCCAGCGTGCACTTATGACAGGAAAGCTCAAGCTCAAGGGCAACATGGCCAGAGCGCTCAAGCTGGCCTCTCTCGCAGACCGGATGAACAAGATAATATCCGGCGTACCTGCAGTCTATTAGGAGGACGCCATGCCCAGGATTCTTGACCCCAAAGACCCGTTTTATATCAACAACCCCGCACGAGTAAAAGAGATTCAGGCCGAAATGGCAAAGGCTGGAATCGACGTCTATATCGGCTCCAGGATAAGAACCATAAGCTGGGTGATAGATGCATTCTGCCCATGGCGCAGTTATCTTATCATCCCTGCACAGGGAGACCCTACTCTATTCACATTCGTAATCGACGCAGTCAGGCTTGGAGACGAAACATGGCTTGACGAAGACCATGTCAGGGCATACGCCCCTATGGGCGGCATGGATCAAATATCGGCAATCAGCGATTTCGTAAAAGACGATCTGGGTCTGACAAAGGGCCGTATCGGCTATGAAGACGGCATGGCGACCTATACGGCTGAAGGCCACCTCAGCCACTATGAATACACCATGCTGAGTCAGGCGCTCGACGGCTTCGAGTTTGTCAATGCCATAGAGATAATTGACAGCCTTTCCATAATCAAGGACATCGGCACGATCAACCGTTTCCGTGAAGCATCACGCATCGTCGACGAAGGCCATAAGGCTGCCAGAGCTGCTCTGGAAAACGGCGGCTGGAAGGGTATGACCGAAACTGTTATAGCCGGCATCGCGGCATTGGCCATGAGGAAGAACGGCAGCGTATCCGAATGGAACTTTGCAGGACTTAATGAAATATCCAGCGGGTACAGGACCGGGCTCGGAGCATGCACACCGCCTACCACAAGGGAATTCAAGGCAGGCGAACCGCTGATGCTGGATTTTCATGCCATGTTCAAACTGGCATTGGGAGATCACTCCCACAATTACCTGATAGGCCCAGCGACACCCAGACAGAGGTGGCATGCCGACAACTTCACCGGCCTGGTAAGCCTGGTCCTTGACAACTACAAGGCGGGCGTCACCCCTTCAAAGCTTGCCGAGCTTATGATGCAGTTTGCTGAAGACCGCGGCTGCGCCGATTTTGTCGTGCCCGGATGCGAACACGGGATAGGTCTCTTCGGTGATGAATGGAGAATAGGCGCAAAAAATGACGGGCCTATCCCGTTCTGGACAAATCCCGACCATGTCTATCAGGAAAACGAACTCCTCATCTGTGCCATGCAGTACGCGGCTCCATCCGAAGGAATCGGGTTCAGATATGAGAATCCCATCCTTATCCTGAAGGACGGCTGCGAATACATGTCGAAGTATCCATTGGCGATTGAGGAGATCAATTGATGACATCACGTGAACGCCTCATTGCAACTGTTGCATTCGAGCCCCTGGACAGACCTTTCAGGATGGAAACAACGGGGTTCTGGAATGAGACGCTGGATAAATGGCATTCTGAAGGTCTGCCGCCTGAAATAAATGACGAAATGACTGCTTATATGTATTCAGGATTTGACCTTCAGCTTCCGATTATCATGGGCGTTCACTTGAATCCAGGTTTTGATCCACTGTTTGATGAAGAAGTAATAAGCATGGACGGCGAACACATCATCAAACGGGACAGCTCGGGTTCCATAATCAAAGAACATACCGACCATTCAAGCGCCATCCCGACATGGCTTGAGTCTCCGGTAAAAAACAGGAAGGACTGGGAAGACATCAAATGGCGCCTCAATCCCGATTCACCTGGAAGGCTTTCCGAGGCCGAGATACTGCTCGGCCTTGAAGGCACTGCCGACTGGCCCCTCACCGTTTATATTCCGGGACTTTTCGGCACACACAGACACCTCATGGGCTTCACAAACCTGATGATAGCCTACCGCAGACAGCCGGACCTGATTCACGATATCGCACGCCACTGGGTTGATTTGTGGAAGAAAGTAATCCTGAAGATTGCCGAAAAGCGCAGGCCTGACCTTGTAAGCCTCTGGGAAGACATGTGCTACAAGAACGGTCCCATAATTTCTCCGAAGCTTTTCGATACCTTCATGGCGCCTTATTACAAAGAGCTGCTTACTTATCTCAAGAATGAACTGGAAATACCTATCATAGGCGTCGATACGGACGGAGACATGAAGCTTCTTATAAAGCCTTTCGTGGATGCCGGGGTCAACATGATATGGCCGTTCGAAGTAAATGCGGGCATGGATATACTGAACATCAGGAAAGAATGGCCGAAAGAATTCGCCATATGGGGCGGAATCGATAAGCTTGAATTAGCAAAAGGAAAGGATGCGATATACGCAGAGGTAATGAGGGTTGTGCCTGAAATGCTTAAAAAGGGCGGCTATATACCGGGCCTTGACCACAACGTACCGCCTGATGTGAGCTTTGAGGACTGGAATTACTATGTAGGCCTCGTCAGGGAACTGGGAGAATCACTGGCGGGCAGTTAAACAATGTCTTTCCAGAAGGAGAGGACATCCTCTTCTTCCCTTTCCCTTGTGTAAGTCAACCTGATATGATCCGATGCCTTTTTTCCCATATCGATTATTCTTGCAGGCTCACGGTTATTGATTGCAAGAACCTCCTCGACTGTTCCGGCAAATGTGAGCAGATCACCCATTTCCACAGGAAAGCAGAATTCCGGCTTGAAATATTCCCTGCCTCCCATGCCATGATAACCTATTACTATACAGCCGCAGCTCATGGCTTCTGCAGGAGGCAATGAAAATCCTTCAGGATAGCCGAAGCTCAAGAAAATGAGCGATTCCTTCATTATAGCAGCTGTTTCAGCCTCTGTTCTGCCTTCTATGGGAACAATTTCAAAATCACCGAGCCTGTCCGCAGCTTTCAGGATGGATATCACTTGAAGCGCGTGTTCGGAATTTTTTCTTGGCATGAAGCATATCTGTCTTTTTTTTGTTTCGCAGTAGCTGAATATTTCCCTGTTTATATAATTATGCATCCTGCTGACACTCAACTGAGGAAATGCATATTTGAGATATTCACGGTTATCATCTGAAACTACCATTACGCCCCTAAGGTCCTTTGCAAAATAGATCGACTTCCTTATATCCGTATTGAAATCATGGCCGCCGAATGTGTTGTATGTGTTCTGATTGAATATGACCTTTGCCGCCGGGGTTTCATATACTTTTCTGAAATACTTCGATGCCTTGGGCCTTGATAAAGGATTGACATAGAGCATTGAATAGTTTTCGGGTATTACCAGAAAATCACTTGTTCCGAGCTTGACCTTGCCGATGTAGGACACCTTTGTATCGTTTTCAAACCAGGTGCACCTGAATCGGTTATGACGGTGAAGGATTGAAGCTGGAAGTCCGGATTTGTTGAGTATGTCAACATGCCTGTACATCACCCTGACCCCTCCGACAGGTGTCTTATAATCAGGGCAAAGATAGTATATTATTCCCATTTAATTGACATCTCCAGTTATGGTCTTCAATATCCGAGGGGCATTCGTCTTCAGTGTATACCCCTTCTCAAGGGTTGACCGGCCATTATATCCCATCGTCTTTCTGAGTCCGGGATCCTGTATAAGCCTTGATAATCCATCGATCCAGCCATTTTTATCCATAGCCCAATAACCGTTTTCGTCCGGGACCACGACATCCCTGTTCACACCGACAGGTGTGCAGACAACAGGAATGCCGACACCGAAATACTGTAGAATCTTGAGGCCGCACTTGCCATGTGACCACAGGTCATCCTTGAGCGGCATAATGCCTATGTCACAGTCCTTGAGTTCAGCCACTTCCGTCTCCGATGACCAT
This genomic interval carries:
- a CDS encoding SCP2 sterol-binding domain-containing protein, encoding MSENLVYLSSAWAEEVLKRLQAALPPEKMNNVSTSMSNIYKNCPGGGEKYLYIQCDNGAVTKVETGTGEPPKAEFTITGEYETFAKISRAELGSQRALMTGKLKLKGNMARALKLASLADRMNKIISGVPAVY
- a CDS encoding M24 family metallopeptidase, with protein sequence MPRILDPKDPFYINNPARVKEIQAEMAKAGIDVYIGSRIRTISWVIDAFCPWRSYLIIPAQGDPTLFTFVIDAVRLGDETWLDEDHVRAYAPMGGMDQISAISDFVKDDLGLTKGRIGYEDGMATYTAEGHLSHYEYTMLSQALDGFEFVNAIEIIDSLSIIKDIGTINRFREASRIVDEGHKAARAALENGGWKGMTETVIAGIAALAMRKNGSVSEWNFAGLNEISSGYRTGLGACTPPTTREFKAGEPLMLDFHAMFKLALGDHSHNYLIGPATPRQRWHADNFTGLVSLVLDNYKAGVTPSKLAELMMQFAEDRGCADFVVPGCEHGIGLFGDEWRIGAKNDGPIPFWTNPDHVYQENELLICAMQYAAPSEGIGFRYENPILILKDGCEYMSKYPLAIEEIN
- a CDS encoding uroporphyrinogen decarboxylase family protein, whose product is MTSRERLIATVAFEPLDRPFRMETTGFWNETLDKWHSEGLPPEINDEMTAYMYSGFDLQLPIIMGVHLNPGFDPLFDEEVISMDGEHIIKRDSSGSIIKEHTDHSSAIPTWLESPVKNRKDWEDIKWRLNPDSPGRLSEAEILLGLEGTADWPLTVYIPGLFGTHRHLMGFTNLMIAYRRQPDLIHDIARHWVDLWKKVILKIAEKRRPDLVSLWEDMCYKNGPIISPKLFDTFMAPYYKELLTYLKNELEIPIIGVDTDGDMKLLIKPFVDAGVNMIWPFEVNAGMDILNIRKEWPKEFAIWGGIDKLELAKGKDAIYAEVMRVVPEMLKKGGYIPGLDHNVPPDVSFEDWNYYVGLVRELGESLAGS
- a CDS encoding glycosyltransferase, which encodes MGIIYYLCPDYKTPVGGVRVMYRHVDILNKSGLPASILHRHNRFRCTWFENDTKVSYIGKVKLGTSDFLVIPENYSMLYVNPLSRPKASKYFRKVYETPAAKVIFNQNTYNTFGGHDFNTDIRKSIYFAKDLRGVMVVSDDNREYLKYAFPQLSVSRMHNYINREIFSYCETKKRQICFMPRKNSEHALQVISILKAADRLGDFEIVPIEGRTEAETAAIMKESLIFLSFGYPEGFSLPPAEAMSCGCIVIGYHGMGGREYFKPEFCFPVEMGDLLTFAGTVEEVLAINNREPARIIDMGKKASDHIRLTYTREREEEDVLSFWKDIV